A single Sulfurimonas crateris DNA region contains:
- a CDS encoding dehypoxanthine futalosine cyclase — protein MKRLTKEEALHLIQNADLKELGRMATARKKELHPDNITTFVVDRNINYTNICWVDCKFCAFYRHEKDADAYVLTFDEIDAKIDELLEIGGTQILFQGGVHPKLKIEWYEDLVGHIHTKYPTITIHGFSSIEIDFIAKVSRISVEEVLERLHAKGLASIPGAGAEILSDKVRDIIAPKKIDSEVWIDIHRKAHKLGIMSTATMMYGTVESDEDIIEHFDMVRRLQDETGGFRAFIMWSFQGQNTELLRLIPDMDKPSSNRYLRLLAVARLYLDNVPNIQSSWVTQGPYIGQMALMFGANDLGSTMMEENVVSSAGAAYKMAKSEMVHLIRDVGEIPAVRNTAYEILEKFA, from the coding sequence ATGAAAAGATTGACAAAAGAAGAGGCTCTTCATCTCATACAAAATGCAGATTTAAAAGAGCTTGGACGGATGGCGACTGCACGCAAAAAAGAGCTGCACCCTGATAATATTACCACTTTTGTGGTGGATAGAAACATCAACTATACTAACATCTGCTGGGTGGACTGTAAATTTTGCGCATTTTACAGACATGAAAAAGATGCGGATGCTTACGTTTTGACGTTTGATGAGATAGACGCAAAGATAGACGAACTGCTTGAGATAGGCGGTACGCAGATACTTTTTCAAGGCGGCGTGCATCCAAAACTCAAAATAGAGTGGTATGAGGATTTGGTCGGGCATATTCATACAAAATACCCTACAATTACCATTCACGGTTTTAGCTCCATTGAGATAGATTTTATAGCCAAGGTCTCGCGTATTAGCGTGGAAGAGGTTTTAGAGAGACTTCACGCAAAAGGTCTGGCTTCTATCCCAGGAGCTGGGGCTGAGATACTTAGCGACAAAGTTCGTGATATTATCGCTCCTAAAAAAATTGACTCTGAGGTCTGGATAGATATTCACAGAAAAGCTCATAAACTCGGCATTATGTCAACGGCTACGATGATGTACGGAACTGTTGAGAGCGATGAGGACATTATAGAGCATTTTGATATGGTGCGCAGGCTTCAAGATGAGACGGGCGGTTTTCGCGCTTTTATTATGTGGAGTTTTCAAGGGCAAAATACAGAACTTCTCCGTCTTATTCCAGATATGGATAAACCATCTTCAAACCGCTACTTAAGACTTCTTGCAGTTGCCAGGCTCTACCTTGACAACGTGCCTAATATCCAAAGTTCATGGGTGACACAGGGTCCATATATCGGACAGATGGCTCTGATGTTCGGTGCAAACGACCTGGGTTCAACCATGATGGAAGAGAATGTCGTAAGCTCTGCCGGAGCAGCGTAT